CCGAGCCCGTCGCCCCGGACAGCGCGACGCTGGCGGTCGCTCCCCGCAATCTGAGCGAGGAGTACGCCTCGTACATCCAGACCGGGAAGCCGGAGCACTTCAAGGACGGCCTGCACACCTCGGGTTGGCGCGCCGACCGCAAGAAGAACGCGAACGTGCCGGGAATGTCCACGCAGTACATCGACCAGCCGCTGGAAACCGACGACTTCGCGCCACTCGCTCTCGCCACCGAGGACGGCGGTGCGCTGGTCTTCTTCACCGTACGCAACTACGAGCGGCAGACGGCCGCGAAGGGTCTGCGGCCGAAGGTCCACCCGGATGTGAAGGCGCTGCTGACGGGCGAGGTGAAGTCCACGATCACCAAGGAGCGGATCGCCGGGCAGGCGGTGGCGGTGCCGCCGGCGGGCGGCGCGGAGGCGGGGAAGGTCACGGTGCTGGGCCGCCTGACGGGCCTGACCGCAGCGAAGGGCTCGTAGCGGTAAGGGACTTCGAGCCGGGCTCCACCCCGGACCCCGCGCCTCGAACGCCGGCGGGGCTCACAGGAATCAGCGGCCTATCGGCCAGGCCACCTCATGCTGGTCCAGCTGCTCGTTCTCGCCCGCATACTTCGCGCACGCGTCCGTCAGGGTCTCCAGCAGCGTCAGCGGATCCGGCAGCTGATACTCAAGACCGCGCAGCCAGCTGACCTCGAGATCACCGGGCAGCCGCGCCGGCGGTACGGGGACGTAGCTGCCGCGGCAGTGCCAGCGCAGCCCCGGGTGCTCGTCCATCGTCTCGGGATGGCAGTCGAGCTCGCACGGCCACCACTCGTCCTCGTCCTCGGGGGTGCCTCGGGTGGCGGTGAAGAACAGCATCCGGTCCCCGCCGGACTCCGCGACCGGGCCGACCTCGATGTCCAGCTCGAGGAGACGGTCGAGAGCGCTGCGGCCGGCTTCCAGCGGGACGTCGAGCACGTCGTGGACCATGCCGGTCGCGGTGATGAAGTTCGCCTGCGGTTGCCCCACCGCCCAGCGCTCGATCTGCGCGGGGTCGGTCGTGGACTGCGTCTGCCAGGCGAAGGAGACAGGGTGCCTGCCGGGCGTCGGACAGCCGATGCGCTCGCAGGAACATCGGTAGGCCACGGGGTACGCGGCGGGCGAGAGCGGCAGTCCGGCGGCAGCGGCGGCCAGCAGCAGGGTCACACGGCGGGAGTCATCGGCGTCGGTGTTCTTCGGGCGCCGGCGCAGCCACTGGGGCAGCCTGCTCTCCCGGGAGAGCCTGTTCTCCGTGCCGCGGTAGCGGCCGTTACCGTCGCCCATCTATCCCCTCACACCTCACGCTCGCCCCCGGCGGACTCTGCCATGGTCCCACCATCCTGCTCCTCGGGTGGCCACAGTCCCCAACCGGGGTACCCGTCGGTACGCTCAGCGCCTCGCGGCGATGCCGTGGAGTGCGTACTCGACGATGGCGTCCGCGTACTCGTGGGTGAGCGGCAGCGTGCGCAGCAGCCAGCGGTGGGCGAGCGGTCCCGTGAACAGTTCCAGGGCGATGCGGGGGTCGATCCCGGCGCGCACCTCCCCGGCCTCCTGGGCCGCTCGCAGCCGCCTCACATACAGCTGGAGCTGCGGTTCGAGGAGTTTCTCGACGAACTGGGCGCCGAGCTCCGGGCTGACCACACCCTCGGCGGTGAGCGCGCGGGCGGGTGCGTCGTAGACGGGACTGTTCATCTCGTCGACGGTGGCGCGCAGCACGAGTTTGAGGTCGGCCTCGAGATCACCGGTGTCGGGGATCTCGGCCTCGCCGTCGGCGGCCTGCGCGGCGACGTCGAGGAATGCCTCCAGGAGGACGGCGGCCTTGGACGGCCACCAGCGGTAGATCGTCTGCTTGCCGACACCGGCGCGGGCGGCGATTGCCTCGATGGTCGTCCTGGCGTAGCCGACCTCGCCGACGAGGGCGAGGGAGGCGTCGTAGATGGCGCGGCGGGAGCGTTCACTGCGGCGGCTGGAGTCGGGCGCCCTGGTGTCGGTCATGGCGTCAATCTACCAACGGGGAGAACCGAGACGTATCGTCTCGACTTCTGTGAAGTACCGGCATACGGCACCGGGCGCGTCACCTACGAAACGATGAACCACCCGTACAACACGATGAACCACCCGATCGGTTCATGCGCGAGGGCACCCCAGGCCTCACCATGGGCTCACGCAGACCGCGTGCCCATTGCCGTACGTGTCGTACGTGAGGAGCCCTCATTGCGCACATCCCCTCGTGACGCCTCGCCACGCCGCTACCTGATGTGTCCGCCGGCCCATTACCGGGTCACGTACTCGATCAATCCCTGGATGGATCCCGCGAAACCGGTGGATCTGCCGCTGGCCCTCGCCCAGTGGGAGGACCTGCGCGACCGCTACCGCTCGCTCGGCCACACCGTCGAGCTGCTGGACCCGCGGGAAGGGCTGCCCGACATGGTCTTCGCGGCGAACGGCGCCACCGTCGTCGACGGCCGTGTGCTCGGTGCCCGCTTCGCGTATCCGGAGCGCACCGCCGAGGCCGAGGTCCATCTCGACTGGTTCCGTGCCCACGGCTTCACCGAGGTGCTCGAGCCCGGGCACATCAACGAGGGCGAGGGCGACTTCGCCGTCACCGCCACGTACATCCTGGCGGGGCGCGGCTTCCGGTCCAGTCCGCTCTCGCACGCCGAGGCGCAGGAGTTCTTCGGCCGGCCGGTCATCGGTCTCGATCTGGTGGACCCGCGCTACTACCACCTGGACACCGCGCTCAGCGTTCTGGACGACACGGCCGACGAGATCATGTACTACCCGGGCGCGTTCTCCCCGGGCAGCCGTTCCGTACTGGCCCGGCTCTTCCCCGACGCGCTGATCGCCGAGGAGCCGGCTGCCGCGGCTCTCGGTCTGAACGCGGTGAGCGACGGCCGCCATGTGCTGCTGCCGCAGGCGGCGGTCGGGCTCTTCGAGCCGCTGCGGGAGCGGGGGTTCGAGCCGATCGGCATGGACCTCGGTGAGCTGCTCAAGGGCGGCGGCAGCGTGAAGTGCTGCACGCAGGAGCTCCGCGGCTGAGGATCACCCGGCGTGGGGCGGCCACTCGTCGCCCCACGCCACATCACGCGCCTCCTTGTACAGCGCGCCGTGGCGCTTGGTGACCGTCTCGCGGCGCAGCTCCTCCGCGTCCGTGCACAGCTCGATCAGGACCAGGCCCTTGCGGATCTGGGGCTTGCGGGTGACGCGGGCGGGCACCGGCTCGGCCGGGAAGCGGACCGCCGCGACGTAGCTGAACTTCTCGTCCTCGTACGGCAGCGAGCCGCCCTTCACCTGGCGGTGCAGCGAGGAACGGCTGACCCGGGCCGCGAAGTGGCACCAGTCCGAGCCGCCCGTTTCATTGAGCGCGGTGATGGGGCAGCGGGCGCTGTGCGGGCAGGGGGCGGCGATCTTCAGGCCCGCTTCGACGAGTTGGTCGCGGGCCTCGATGATGCGGGCGTAGCCGTCGGGGGTGCCGGGTTCGACGATCACCACGGCCCGGGCGGCGCGGGCGGCCTCGGTGACGATGGCGGCCCGGTCCTTGGCGGTGAGCTCGTTGAGTACGTACGAGACCGTGACGAGATCAGTGCTCTCGATACGGAGCGCCGTGCTGATCCGCGAGCGCTGCCACTCGACGGCGCGCAGGGCCGGCACCCCGGAGGCGACGGCCAGTTCACGGCCCAGCGCCAGGGCGGGCTCGGCCCAGTCGATGACGGTGGTGCGCGGACCGTCCTCGTCCCACGCCTCTGCGACCGCCCAGCTCGCCGCACCCGTACCGCCGCCGATGTCGGTGTGCGTGGCCGGGGACCACTCGGGGGCCGCGGCGCGCAGAGCGGCGAGCGCGGACCGTACGGCCTCGAAGGTCGCGGGCATCCGGTACGCGGCGTACGCGGCCACGTCGGAGCGGTCGCGGAGCACCGGGGCGTCGGTCGGGGTGGTCCCCCGGTAGTTGGCGATCAGCCGCTCGACGGCCTGCGCCGCCTGCGTGGGCGGCAGCCCGTCCAGGAGCCCGGCGAGGGCGCTGCGCAGGGCTTCCGCGGTGGGGAGGGTGGCGTTCACCAACAGATTCTAAGCGGTGTCGGGGAAGTCCGGGTGGGTGAAGGTGGGGGTACCTCCCGTGCCCGTAGGGCTACGGGGGAGGGTCGAGGGCCGAGTCTGGCAAGGCGGAGGAAGGAGTCCACGCGGAGCGTCGGCGACTGACGACAACGCAGCCAGGCGACAGCCATCGGCCCGCGACGCCGCCCGGACTTCCCCGGGGCCGCTCAGGCATGCCGCCGGCGCAGGCGGGCTCCGCGCGGTGGCACGGAACCGGGACGGAACGGCGACGGAATCGAACTGCTGGGGGTGCGGGGGCAGTTGCTACGCTGACGGCCTTCGCCGCACACGCTGCGTACCGCACGCCCACGCTGCCTACCGCACGCACACACCACGCTCTGCGCACACGCCACGCACGTCACTCACGGGGGAACCATGAGACAGAGGGTGGTGCGCGTGACACTGGTGGCCTGCGTGGCCGCCCTGGCGCTGCTTCTCCTGCTGAGCATGTGCGGCGGTGGCGAGGGCGGCGGCAAGGCGGCCGACGACAGGCCCGAGAAGCCGGTACGGGACAGCGCGGCTCCGCCGGCCCGGCTCAGCGTCCCCTCCGCGTACGACACCGGGCAGGGCTGGGAGATCTCCAACGTCTCCCCCGAGTACGCCATCGCGCGGGAGAGCGGCCGTATCGCCCACCTGGAACGGGTCGAGGAGTCGCGGTTCCGGCTGCGCACCCTGGACGCCGCGACCGGCAGGCCCGGGTGGACCGGCGCGCCCTGGCACCCGCCGGCCGGCGCCGGCCGGTTCCCGCGGCTGCTCGCGGTCGCCAAGGAGGGCCGGGAGTACTTCGTGACCTGGTCGTTCGGTACGGCGGGCGAGGACGCGCTGAACACGGCGGGCACGTTCGTCGCCCTCGATGTGTACGACGCGGTGGACGGCACCCGGCAGCGGTTCGAGATCGCCTGGCCCACCGCCCCGACCGTGTCGGGCACCGGCCCCGGCATCCTCGTCTCCGACGGCGGCACCAGGAGCGCGGTCGTCGACCCGGTCTCCGGTGAGGTGACCGAGATCCCGCCGGCCTCGCTCGGGCACCCCAAGGACTGCAGGGGCTGCCGCCGGCTGACCGAGGTGCGCGGGGTGACCGCGAAGGGGCTGCTGCTGAGCGGGGACACCGGCTTCTGGGTGCGCGGCGGCTGGTACAGCGCGAACGTCGCCCCCTCCCGTACCGACCCCGCCTCCGGCGTGCCGACCTCGGTGGCCCCCGG
The Streptomyces lunaelactis genome window above contains:
- a CDS encoding bifunctional DNA primase/polymerase, coding for MGDGNGRYRGTENRLSRESRLPQWLRRRPKNTDADDSRRVTLLLAAAAAGLPLSPAAYPVAYRCSCERIGCPTPGRHPVSFAWQTQSTTDPAQIERWAVGQPQANFITATGMVHDVLDVPLEAGRSALDRLLELDIEVGPVAESGGDRMLFFTATRGTPEDEDEWWPCELDCHPETMDEHPGLRWHCRGSYVPVPPARLPGDLEVSWLRGLEYQLPDPLTLLETLTDACAKYAGENEQLDQHEVAWPIGR
- a CDS encoding TetR/AcrR family transcriptional regulator, with the translated sequence MTDTRAPDSSRRSERSRRAIYDASLALVGEVGYARTTIEAIAARAGVGKQTIYRWWPSKAAVLLEAFLDVAAQAADGEAEIPDTGDLEADLKLVLRATVDEMNSPVYDAPARALTAEGVVSPELGAQFVEKLLEPQLQLYVRRLRAAQEAGEVRAGIDPRIALELFTGPLAHRWLLRTLPLTHEYADAIVEYALHGIAARR
- the ddaH gene encoding dimethylargininase — translated: MRTSPRDASPRRYLMCPPAHYRVTYSINPWMDPAKPVDLPLALAQWEDLRDRYRSLGHTVELLDPREGLPDMVFAANGATVVDGRVLGARFAYPERTAEAEVHLDWFRAHGFTEVLEPGHINEGEGDFAVTATYILAGRGFRSSPLSHAEAQEFFGRPVIGLDLVDPRYYHLDTALSVLDDTADEIMYYPGAFSPGSRSVLARLFPDALIAEEPAAAALGLNAVSDGRHVLLPQAAVGLFEPLRERGFEPIGMDLGELLKGGGSVKCCTQELRG
- a CDS encoding small ribosomal subunit Rsm22 family protein → MNATLPTAEALRSALAGLLDGLPPTQAAQAVERLIANYRGTTPTDAPVLRDRSDVAAYAAYRMPATFEAVRSALAALRAAAPEWSPATHTDIGGGTGAASWAVAEAWDEDGPRTTVIDWAEPALALGRELAVASGVPALRAVEWQRSRISTALRIESTDLVTVSYVLNELTAKDRAAIVTEAARAARAVVIVEPGTPDGYARIIEARDQLVEAGLKIAAPCPHSARCPITALNETGGSDWCHFAARVSRSSLHRQVKGGSLPYEDEKFSYVAAVRFPAEPVPARVTRKPQIRKGLVLIELCTDAEELRRETVTKRHGALYKEARDVAWGDEWPPHAG